One region of Endozoicomonas sp. Mp262 genomic DNA includes:
- a CDS encoding LysE/ArgO family amino acid transporter: MYLFPFIQGLGLGLGMIVPIGAQNAYLINQGIRRNFHLLAATVCLICDVMLIGLGIFGAGEFLSRNPLALQIMTVAGIIFLSVYGTSSFKKALKGVTTSVEGSNTAIFRGKRGVLLGALAVTLLNPHAYLDTMVILGSVGNQMEQELRLAFALGTFSASFIWFFSLSSAAAKFAPWLSKPGIQRSIDFIVAFIMWAIAISLVKQFI; the protein is encoded by the coding sequence ATGTATCTGTTTCCATTTATCCAGGGCCTTGGGTTAGGCCTGGGAATGATTGTGCCCATTGGCGCCCAGAATGCCTATCTGATCAATCAGGGGATTCGCCGTAACTTTCATTTACTGGCAGCGACGGTGTGTCTTATCTGTGACGTAATGCTCATTGGTCTGGGTATTTTTGGTGCCGGTGAATTCCTGTCAAGAAATCCTCTGGCATTACAGATAATGACTGTCGCCGGTATTATTTTTTTGAGTGTTTATGGCACGTCTTCTTTTAAAAAGGCTTTAAAGGGTGTCACCACATCTGTAGAAGGTAGCAATACGGCCATATTCAGAGGCAAGCGGGGAGTATTGCTTGGTGCTTTAGCGGTGACTTTACTCAACCCCCATGCGTATTTGGATACCATGGTCATTTTAGGCAGCGTTGGTAATCAAATGGAGCAAGAACTCAGGCTGGCCTTTGCCCTGGGGACGTTTTCAGCCTCTTTTATCTGGTTTTTTTCTCTTTCTTCTGCTGCGGCAAAATTTGCCCCCTGGCTATCAAAACCCGGAATTCAGAGAAGCATTGATTTTATAGTGGCATTTATTATGTGGGCAATAGCCATTTCTCTGGTGAAGCAATTCATCTAG